The sequence TGATTATCGGCACCCGTGAGGGGATGACCCGTCGTGGGGCCGAGTTTGGCTCGGCAAACGATGTGGCGCAGACCATCCTTTCCATGTTTGATGCAGGCCAGTTTGATGTCTGTACGGTGATTTACAACAAATTCCGTTCTGCGATTTCGCAGGAAGTGACCCGGCAGCAGCTTGTTCCGTTCTCTCCGCCTGAGGTTCCATCATCTGAACCGTCTGTTTCCGGCGTTGCTCGTCCGGTTTACGAATATGAGCCAGGTGAAGAGGAAATTCTGGCTGACCTGTTGCCACGTAATGTGGCGATGCAGGTTTTTTCGGCTCTTCTGGAAAGCGATGCTTCCGAGCAGGGCGCACGGATGAGTGCAATGGACAATGCTACACGGAATGCCGGTGATATGATCAACAAGCTGACGCTGGTTTATAACCGGACCCGTCAGGCGATGATCACCAAGGAACTGATCGAAATTATTTCCGGTGCTGAGGCTATCTAGCATTCCGGAACAGCCGGTACTGTTATGTGGTTACCGGATGCAGTGATAAACAGAGACTTTCCGGTTTTGAACAACCGGCCTAACAGGAGCGTCAAGCCATGGCGAACAAAAACGTCGGTACTATTAGCCAGGTTACTGGCGCCGTTGTGGACGTGAAGTTCGACGGTGATCTTCCCGCTATTCTTTCGGCACTTGAGACGGATAATCGTGGGAACCGTCTGGTCCTGGAAGTAGCCCAGCACCTTGGTGAGGGTATTGTCCGCACCATTGCAATGGACTCAAGCGAGGGACTGGTACGTGGTCAGGAAGTCCGTGATACAGGCAGTGCCATCTCTGTCCCGGTGGGGAAGGAAGTGCTGGGCCGCATCATGAATGTGATTGGTGAGCCTGTGGATGAGCGCGGCCCGATTCCGACCAGCCGTCGTTCCCCAATCCACCGTTCGGCTCCGCCGTTTGTCGAGCAGTCGACGGATACGGAAATTCTGGTGACCGGAATCAAGGTTATTGACCTGCTGGCTCCGTATACCAAGGGTGGAAAGATTGGTTTGTTCGGTGGCGCAGGCGTTGGCAAGACCGTGACGATCATGGAATTGATCAACAACGTTGCCAAAGGCCATGGTGGTTATTCTGTTTTTGCTGGTGTTGGTGAACGTACCCGTGAAGGCAACGACCTTTACCATGAAATGATTGAGTCCGGGGTTATTGACTTGGAAGGTTCCAATTCCAAGGTGGCCTTGGTGTATGGCCAGATGAACGAGCCTCCGGGAGCCCGTGCCCGTGTTGCCCTGTCAGGTTTGACTCAGGCGGAATACTTCCGTGATGAGGAAGGGCAGGACGTGTTGTTCTTCGTGGATAACATCTTCCGCTTTACGCAGGCTGGTTCCGAAGTGTCGGCTCTGCTCGGGCGTATTCCGTCAGCGGTCGGATATCAACCGACCTTGGCGACTGATATGGGTGCTCTGCAGGAACGTATCACTTCAACGAAGAAGGGATCGATTACGTCGGTTCAGGCAATCTATGTTCCGGCCGATGACCTGACAGACCCCGCGCCTGCCACATCGTTTGCTCACCTTGATGCAACAACAGTGTTGTCGCGTGCCATTGCAGAGCAGGCTATTTTCCCGGCCGTTGATCCTCTGGATTCTACATCTCGTGCCCTTGATCCGCGCGTGGTGGGTGAAGAGCATTACGCTGTTGCCCGTCGTGTTCAGGAAATTCTTCAGACCTATAAAGCTCTGCAGGATATCATTGCGATTCTGGGCATGGACGAGCTGTCTGAAGATGACAAGCTGACTGTTGCCCGGGCGCGCAAGATCCAGCGCTTCCTGTCCCAGCCGTTCCAC comes from Haematospirillum jordaniae and encodes:
- a CDS encoding F0F1 ATP synthase subunit gamma — encoded protein: MASLKDLRVRINSVKNTRKITSAMKMVAASKLRRAQDAAEAGRPYAERMGRMLAGLAASVAGSSGAPKLLAGTGRDDVHLVVLMTADRGLCGGFNANVVRSARNMIRDLIASGKTVKVLCLGRKGRDALRREYAGLIIGTREGMTRRGAEFGSANDVAQTILSMFDAGQFDVCTVIYNKFRSAISQEVTRQQLVPFSPPEVPSSEPSVSGVARPVYEYEPGEEEILADLLPRNVAMQVFSALLESDASEQGARMSAMDNATRNAGDMINKLTLVYNRTRQAMITKELIEIISGAEAI
- the atpD gene encoding F0F1 ATP synthase subunit beta gives rise to the protein MANKNVGTISQVTGAVVDVKFDGDLPAILSALETDNRGNRLVLEVAQHLGEGIVRTIAMDSSEGLVRGQEVRDTGSAISVPVGKEVLGRIMNVIGEPVDERGPIPTSRRSPIHRSAPPFVEQSTDTEILVTGIKVIDLLAPYTKGGKIGLFGGAGVGKTVTIMELINNVAKGHGGYSVFAGVGERTREGNDLYHEMIESGVIDLEGSNSKVALVYGQMNEPPGARARVALSGLTQAEYFRDEEGQDVLFFVDNIFRFTQAGSEVSALLGRIPSAVGYQPTLATDMGALQERITSTKKGSITSVQAIYVPADDLTDPAPATSFAHLDATTVLSRAIAEQAIFPAVDPLDSTSRALDPRVVGEEHYAVARRVQEILQTYKALQDIIAILGMDELSEDDKLTVARARKIQRFLSQPFHVAEVFTGTPGVFVALEETIKGFRGIVNGDYDHLPEQAFYMVGTIEEAVEKGKKLAAAA